In Streptomyces capitiformicae, one genomic interval encodes:
- a CDS encoding PfkB family carbohydrate kinase, which yields MAESVRGPVGAAATRGRPVGLFVGLCTLDVIQLVDHVPGSDEKLTAREQTVAAGGPAANAAATFAHLGGAATLLTAIGSHPLGVAVAADLGELGVTVVDLAADSVEPPAVSSVLVTASSGDRAVASTNATGCRLTPPDDLDTLVAACDIVEFDGHHGELAVAAARAARSAGRRTVLDGGSWKAGTEKLLTSIDVAVCSDDFHPPGTNTPTDTLRFLRDHGVGWSAVSRGGRPILWAGPDSGGTVDVPAVRVADTLGAGDVLHGALTHRLALQGDLTSRAFAEALRGAAAVASQACASFGTRAWMREG from the coding sequence TTGGCGGAGTCGGTGCGGGGGCCGGTGGGGGCGGCGGCTACGCGGGGACGTCCTGTCGGTCTGTTCGTCGGTCTGTGCACACTGGACGTCATCCAGTTGGTCGACCATGTGCCGGGTTCCGACGAGAAGCTGACGGCGCGTGAGCAAACCGTGGCCGCGGGCGGTCCGGCCGCGAACGCGGCCGCCACCTTCGCCCACCTGGGCGGCGCGGCCACGCTGCTCACCGCGATCGGCTCCCATCCCCTGGGCGTCGCTGTCGCGGCGGACCTGGGCGAGCTGGGCGTGACCGTGGTGGATCTGGCGGCCGACTCGGTCGAGCCGCCCGCCGTGTCGTCCGTCCTGGTGACCGCGTCCAGCGGAGACCGTGCCGTCGCCTCGACCAACGCGACGGGGTGCCGGCTCACCCCGCCCGATGATCTCGACACGTTGGTGGCGGCCTGTGACATCGTCGAATTCGACGGTCACCACGGGGAGTTGGCCGTGGCCGCGGCCCGCGCCGCGCGGTCCGCCGGCCGGCGGACCGTTCTCGACGGGGGCAGTTGGAAGGCCGGCACGGAGAAGCTGCTGACGTCGATCGACGTGGCCGTCTGCTCGGACGACTTCCATCCGCCCGGCACGAACACTCCGACGGACACCCTGCGGTTCCTGCGGGACCACGGGGTCGGCTGGTCGGCGGTCAGCCGGGGAGGTCGACCCATCCTGTGGGCGGGCCCCGACAGCGGGGGCACGGTGGACGTGCCCGCCGTACGGGTGGCGGACACACTGGGCGCGGGCGACGTCCTGCACGGGGCCCTCACCCATCGCCTCGCGCTTCAGGGCGACTTGACATCGCGGGCCTTCGCCGAGGCCCTGCGCGGTGCCGCCGCGGTGGCCTCGCAGGCGTGTGCCTCGTTCGGAACTCGGGCGTGGATGCGGGAGGGGTGA
- a CDS encoding right-handed parallel beta-helix repeat-containing protein translates to MRKHLRIGLPCLATAVMMLVPSGPGAQAAPAGGEDVTVYVGSGGTSLAGLSEKSLLRVAGKAGLTAQSPVRSLRDAQAVLRARHTKNATIMLRGGTYTDAGVEWGPGIASAVTVKVQPGTGPVTFDGRAAKAGYWTKVGPKSPKLNFQGPFTVQRYGDGGIKATGTRQDGPVKSLVVNRITFQQMGNAWVKGGKGYAGVHLNYVSKAKITNNWFVNLENKNAPGNTHGVYLAFNQTQKTPGSNGNLVKGNTFKVISGDPVRASDGSSGNKVQNNVFRKGRDYKGMTRGNGNYGVFTYWVFPRADTCGKGGNTFSGNTYTVNYYNKKKPTVRSGSDTGRTCKSVKDTGGNTYKR, encoded by the coding sequence ATGCGCAAGCACCTGCGCATCGGTCTGCCGTGCCTGGCGACGGCCGTGATGATGCTGGTTCCGAGCGGGCCGGGGGCGCAGGCCGCTCCGGCCGGGGGCGAGGATGTCACCGTTTACGTCGGCTCCGGCGGAACCTCGCTTGCCGGGCTTTCGGAGAAGTCTCTTCTGCGGGTGGCCGGGAAGGCCGGTCTCACTGCTCAGAGTCCGGTCAGGTCCCTGCGTGACGCCCAGGCCGTGCTCCGGGCCAGGCACACGAAGAACGCGACGATCATGCTCCGCGGCGGCACCTACACCGATGCCGGGGTGGAGTGGGGGCCGGGCATCGCCAGTGCGGTCACCGTCAAGGTCCAGCCGGGGACAGGCCCGGTCACGTTCGACGGGCGGGCGGCCAAGGCCGGGTACTGGACGAAGGTCGGCCCGAAGTCACCCAAACTGAACTTCCAGGGGCCATTCACCGTGCAGCGCTACGGCGACGGTGGGATCAAGGCCACGGGGACCAGGCAGGACGGCCCGGTCAAGAGCCTCGTGGTCAACAGGATCACCTTCCAGCAAATGGGCAACGCCTGGGTCAAGGGCGGCAAGGGCTACGCAGGCGTGCATCTGAACTACGTCTCGAAGGCCAAGATCACCAACAACTGGTTCGTCAATCTCGAGAACAAGAATGCCCCGGGGAACACCCACGGTGTCTACCTCGCCTTCAACCAGACGCAGAAGACCCCCGGGAGCAACGGGAATCTGGTGAAGGGGAACACCTTCAAGGTCATCTCGGGCGACCCGGTCCGCGCCAGCGACGGCAGCAGCGGCAACAAGGTTCAAAACAACGTCTTCCGGAAGGGTCGCGACTACAAGGGGATGACCCGGGGGAACGGCAACTACGGGGTGTTCACCTACTGGGTGTTCCCGAGGGCCGACACATGCGGAAAGGGCGGCAACACGTTTTCGGGCAACACCTACACCGTGAACTACTACAACAAGAAGAAGCCGACCGTCCGCTCAGGGTCCGACACCGGTCGCACCTGCAAGTCCGTCAAGGACACGGGCGGCAACACCTACAAGCGCTAG
- a CDS encoding glycoside hydrolase family 88 protein — protein MSVSRRTVLTTAAGAAVVGATSTPAVAAADDRIPVPALRTLRAAADYAVEKVRTVAPSVTAFPVGTKFEKWVYSQNGSWVGGFWPGTLWMAWLHTEDHAFRSWAMASAEKLAPRQYDTGTHDLGFLFYPSWVTAWRLTGDDVWRTGAIRAADSLIQRYNPRGHFIRAWGALTDPKNAGRVIIDTMMNLDLLAFASRRTGDAKYLDIAVEHARTTQRVFPRPDGSTPHVFDFDPDSGAPIGPNTVQGYSPTSCWSRGQAWGLYGFTTMYRRTGNAEFLATARRLADFAVRALTPDHVPVWDYRAPQQPHDIKDASAGAITACGLLDLAAATGRRSYREVALRLLTALSETCLTTNSARAEAVVARCTRHRPNEDGIEISLPYADYYLLEGILRVLRPKDVDRAIDLSSV, from the coding sequence ATGAGTGTTTCCCGACGCACTGTGCTGACCACGGCGGCCGGTGCCGCCGTTGTGGGTGCCACCTCGACACCGGCGGTAGCCGCGGCCGACGACCGGATTCCCGTACCCGCCCTGCGCACGCTCCGCGCGGCGGCCGACTACGCGGTCGAGAAGGTCCGTACCGTCGCGCCGAGCGTGACCGCCTTCCCGGTCGGCACGAAGTTCGAGAAATGGGTCTACTCGCAGAACGGCAGCTGGGTCGGCGGATTCTGGCCGGGCACCCTGTGGATGGCGTGGCTGCACACCGAGGACCACGCCTTCCGTTCCTGGGCGATGGCGTCGGCGGAGAAACTGGCCCCTCGCCAGTACGACACAGGCACGCACGACCTCGGCTTCCTCTTCTACCCGTCGTGGGTCACCGCCTGGCGACTGACCGGCGACGACGTCTGGCGGACGGGCGCAATACGCGCCGCCGACTCCCTGATCCAGCGGTACAACCCGCGCGGGCACTTCATCCGTGCCTGGGGCGCGCTGACCGATCCGAAGAACGCGGGCCGGGTCATCATCGACACGATGATGAATCTCGACCTGCTCGCGTTCGCGAGCCGGCGGACCGGCGACGCGAAGTACCTGGACATCGCCGTGGAGCACGCGAGGACCACCCAGCGGGTGTTCCCCCGCCCGGACGGATCGACCCCGCACGTGTTCGACTTCGACCCGGACAGCGGCGCGCCGATCGGCCCGAACACCGTGCAGGGCTACAGCCCCACGTCGTGCTGGTCGCGCGGACAGGCGTGGGGCCTGTACGGCTTCACCACGATGTACCGGCGGACCGGGAACGCGGAGTTCCTGGCCACGGCACGCAGACTCGCGGACTTCGCGGTACGGGCCCTGACCCCGGACCACGTTCCGGTGTGGGACTACCGCGCGCCGCAACAGCCCCACGACATCAAGGACGCGTCGGCCGGCGCGATCACGGCCTGCGGACTCCTCGACCTGGCCGCGGCCACGGGCCGGCGGTCCTATCGTGAGGTGGCGCTACGACTGCTCACCGCGCTCTCGGAGACCTGCCTGACGACGAACTCCGCCCGCGCCGAGGCGGTCGTGGCCCGCTGCACCCGCCACCGGCCGAACGAGGACGGGATCGAGATCTCCCTTCCGTATGCCGACTACTACCTGCTCGAAGGCATCCTGCGTGTGCTGCGGCCGAAGGACGTCGACCGGGCGATCGACCTGTCCTCGGTCTGA
- a CDS encoding alginate lyase family protein: MSAPSRLAVLLVALAAFTAGALPGVSARATAHAATGVPRTVVLDGSRLHATKLRLDRDDPRLRRAVEALTARADTWLGQGPWTVVDKPRPAPSGDVHDYLSQAPYWWPTTAPTADNPWGCPYVQRDGERNPEVDSGTDRRDVEKTFDAAYDLSLAWYYTGERRYAEKAGQVLRTWFLDPATRMNPHLNHAQFIPCKYDGRAIGIIDFSQSFTSVLDALALLNSGAPGWTRKDRTGMAKWNTDFLDWLRNSGFGKEEAAATNNHGTFYDMQLAALAHATGDRELARRTVLNARSKRVAPQIAADGSQPQELARTRSWHYSTFALVAHTRLAAIGRNVGVNLWAYRGPDGQSLFKAVDYLLPAATASVAWPHQELAFHRYAATDVVHAAADAGDARARRAVPLLQEPPGGDLWALRPAAEQLDSLVG; the protein is encoded by the coding sequence ATGAGCGCACCGTCACGCCTGGCTGTCCTCCTGGTGGCCCTGGCCGCGTTCACCGCCGGCGCCCTGCCCGGCGTCTCTGCGCGGGCAACGGCACATGCCGCGACCGGAGTCCCGCGCACAGTCGTCCTGGACGGCAGCCGGCTGCATGCGACCAAGCTGCGCCTGGATCGCGACGACCCACGACTGCGGCGGGCCGTCGAGGCGTTGACGGCCCGCGCCGACACCTGGCTGGGTCAGGGGCCCTGGACGGTCGTCGACAAGCCCAGGCCGGCGCCGAGCGGCGACGTCCACGACTACCTCAGTCAAGCCCCGTACTGGTGGCCCACCACGGCCCCGACCGCCGACAACCCCTGGGGCTGCCCGTACGTGCAGCGCGACGGCGAGCGCAACCCCGAGGTCGACTCCGGCACCGACCGGCGGGACGTCGAGAAGACCTTCGACGCCGCGTACGACCTCTCCCTCGCCTGGTACTACACCGGCGAGCGGCGGTACGCCGAGAAGGCCGGACAGGTACTGCGCACCTGGTTCCTCGATCCGGCCACGCGGATGAACCCGCATCTGAACCACGCGCAGTTCATCCCCTGCAAGTACGACGGCCGTGCCATCGGCATCATCGACTTCTCGCAGTCCTTCACCAGCGTCCTCGACGCGCTCGCCCTGCTGAACAGCGGCGCCCCGGGCTGGACCAGGAAGGACCGCACCGGCATGGCGAAATGGAACACCGACTTCCTCGACTGGCTCAGGAACAGCGGCTTCGGTAAGGAGGAGGCCGCCGCGACCAACAACCACGGCACCTTCTACGACATGCAGCTCGCCGCACTCGCCCATGCGACCGGCGACAGGGAACTGGCCCGCCGAACGGTCCTGAACGCGCGGAGCAAGCGCGTCGCCCCGCAGATCGCGGCCGACGGCAGCCAGCCGCAGGAGCTGGCGCGGACCAGGAGTTGGCACTATTCGACCTTCGCCCTGGTCGCCCACACCCGGCTCGCGGCCATCGGTCGGAACGTCGGCGTGAACCTGTGGGCGTACCGGGGCCCGGACGGGCAGAGCCTGTTCAAGGCGGTGGACTACCTGTTGCCGGCCGCGACGGCGTCCGTCGCCTGGCCGCATCAGGAGCTCGCGTTCCACCGGTACGCGGCGACGGACGTCGTCCATGCGGCCGCCGACGCCGGGGACGCGCGGGCGCGAAGGGCGGTTCCGTTGCTTCAGGAGCCGCCGGGCGGTGACCTGTGGGCCCTGCGTCCGGCGGCGGAGCAGTTGGACTCCCTCGTGGGCTGA
- a CDS encoding FAD-dependent oxidoreductase, producing the protein MTPKEPSCALPSRSCAGLGGLTLARVLHVHGIPVTVYEADPSPSARTQGGMLDIHDYNGQLALKAADLMDEFHAIVLEGHQTMRVLDQDGTLLLDKADDGTGGRPEVMRGELRQMLLDSLPAGTVRWGHKASAVRALGEGRHEVTFSDGGAVVTGLLVGADGAWSRVRPLLSDAVPEYAGTSFVETYLFDADTRHPAAAEAVGGGSMMAPAPGKEIFAHRESGDTLHTYVALSKPQDWFAAIDFTDAATATARIAAEFEGWAPKLTTLIADGDTAPVLRPHHALPLGLRWDRVPGVTLLGDAAHLAAPNGEGANLAMLDGAEVGKALAAHPDDIEGALTEYEQAMFPRSAEVATFEGAEIHGIDSEDNTAHALINMFTEKGQ; encoded by the coding sequence ATGACCCCGAAGGAGCCATCATGCGCACTGCCGTCACGATCATGCGCCGGACTCGGCGGACTCACGCTGGCCCGCGTTCTGCACGTCCACGGAATCCCGGTCACGGTCTACGAGGCCGACCCCTCACCGTCGGCGCGCACGCAGGGCGGAATGCTCGACATCCACGACTACAACGGGCAGCTCGCCCTCAAGGCGGCCGATCTGATGGACGAGTTCCACGCCATCGTCCTGGAGGGTCACCAGACGATGCGGGTCCTCGACCAGGACGGGACCCTCCTCCTGGACAAAGCCGACGACGGCACGGGCGGACGCCCCGAGGTGATGCGCGGCGAGCTGCGGCAGATGCTGCTCGACTCGCTCCCGGCCGGCACCGTCCGGTGGGGGCACAAGGCCAGCGCTGTCCGTGCCCTCGGTGAGGGCCGCCACGAGGTGACGTTCTCCGACGGCGGCGCCGTCGTCACCGGCCTGCTGGTCGGCGCGGACGGCGCCTGGTCACGGGTCCGGCCGCTGCTCTCCGACGCGGTCCCCGAGTACGCCGGTACGTCGTTCGTCGAGACCTACCTCTTCGACGCCGACACCCGGCACCCGGCCGCCGCCGAAGCGGTCGGCGGCGGATCGATGATGGCGCCCGCCCCGGGCAAGGAGATCTTCGCTCACCGGGAAAGCGGCGACACCTTGCACACCTACGTGGCGCTGTCCAAGCCGCAGGACTGGTTCGCCGCCATCGACTTCACCGATGCCGCCACGGCCACCGCGCGGATCGCGGCCGAATTCGAAGGCTGGGCACCGAAACTCACCACGCTGATAGCCGACGGCGACACCGCGCCCGTCCTGCGCCCCCACCACGCCCTGCCACTCGGGCTCCGATGGGACCGCGTGCCCGGGGTGACCCTGCTCGGCGACGCCGCCCACCTCGCCGCCCCGAACGGCGAAGGCGCCAACCTGGCCATGCTCGACGGCGCCGAAGTCGGCAAGGCCCTCGCCGCGCACCCCGACGACATCGAGGGCGCGCTCACCGAGTACGAGCAGGCCATGTTCCCCCGCAGTGCCGAGGTCGCCACTTTTGAAGGTGCCGAGATCCACGGGATCGACTCCGAGGACAACACAGCCCACGCTCTGATCAACATGTTCACCGAGAAGGGCCAATGA
- a CDS encoding AfsR/SARP family transcriptional regulator, with protein MRFAVLGSLTTADDDGVAVVVGGAKPRTLLAVLLLEANRTVPLDTVMAALWGETPPPTATASLHNHVARLRRSLRDADGTRLRTMNRGLELRVDEGELDRHVFEKQVRRAQEARSRGDWETAERDARTALALWRGAPFADVPALVGHPALTFLQEQRLQALECRYEALLHLDRLDGLAAELGVLVKEHPFRETLHRQLILVLGRTDRQAEALAVFGALRRTLIEELGVDPGPAVQDAHREVLRGTAVRHGEPPAPAWTPASPSRLAQLPAAPAGFVGRAEHIAEIRSALEPDRSHTALAVISGMPGVGKTGLALHIAEQLKHAFPDGQLYLNLHGATPGVAPLAPSDALAALLHGLGVDARRIPCDVAVGSALLRSALAPTRTLLVLDDAASVSQVRPLLPAGAGCAVLLTSRKPLATLGASTHVRLDPLPPQDSALLLERASGRSWAESDAGPVADLAALCGHLPLALRVCAARLRSRRTLPVRKLAERLARQEDRLDHLELEDLSVRRSLTAAHEALLGSGDPRDGDAARALALIGALDLPEYGTPLMATAMHSTEGRAEQALDRLVEVALLQEAGWGRYVPHDLVRDFARELGGGNAGAVERSLRWYEERLARCAAILRPGRGRAPEQPGDGTAFTDAAAALAWGDAEAANLLFLAGSGAHGRLGPTRTVELIHALFPYLHDRGRAQDLERLTRRAITLARAGGDGAAEARALGQLASAHYSVGHVRQALLLLDEAVELSEHLRDDAARMRHLGNRAALLRELGRGAEARTTLARCLALRPATLTRTEEAVLLGHQGYVAELTDPRVALSFHRRSRELAREAGSTVIEQVALCNAGRAHLTLGEPAQAIGSFDEALRVMESGAAHWNAERETRLGRAQALRALGRLGAAREACGALLEEATARGDSYGRGLAEHELGHVLRALGDEQAALTRWLGALSALDGTDAQVLPELRTLTAPTHLRSW; from the coding sequence GTGAGGTTCGCGGTACTGGGGTCATTGACGACAGCCGACGACGACGGCGTGGCCGTCGTCGTCGGAGGGGCGAAACCCCGTACGTTGCTCGCCGTCCTGCTGCTCGAGGCGAACCGCACCGTGCCACTGGACACGGTGATGGCGGCGTTGTGGGGAGAGACTCCGCCGCCGACGGCCACCGCCTCGCTGCACAACCACGTCGCCCGGCTGCGGCGCAGCCTCCGCGACGCCGACGGCACACGGCTGCGCACCATGAACCGCGGGCTGGAACTCCGTGTCGACGAGGGCGAGTTGGACCGCCACGTGTTCGAGAAGCAGGTGCGCCGGGCGCAGGAGGCCCGCAGCCGGGGTGACTGGGAGACGGCGGAGCGCGACGCACGCACCGCGCTGGCGCTGTGGCGCGGTGCACCGTTCGCGGATGTGCCCGCCCTCGTCGGCCACCCCGCCCTGACGTTCCTCCAGGAGCAGCGGCTGCAGGCGCTCGAATGCCGCTACGAGGCCCTCCTGCACCTCGACCGCCTCGACGGGCTCGCCGCCGAACTGGGCGTCCTGGTCAAAGAGCATCCGTTCCGGGAGACGCTGCACCGCCAGCTGATCCTCGTCCTCGGCCGCACCGACCGCCAGGCCGAAGCACTGGCGGTCTTCGGCGCCCTGCGCCGGACCCTGATCGAGGAACTCGGGGTGGATCCCGGCCCGGCCGTCCAGGACGCCCACCGGGAGGTACTCCGCGGCACAGCTGTCCGGCACGGCGAACCGCCCGCACCCGCGTGGACCCCCGCGAGTCCTTCGCGGCTGGCGCAGCTTCCCGCAGCGCCCGCCGGGTTCGTCGGCCGCGCCGAGCACATCGCCGAGATCCGCTCCGCGCTGGAGCCGGATCGAAGCCACACCGCGCTCGCCGTGATCAGCGGAATGCCGGGCGTGGGCAAGACGGGCCTCGCCCTGCACATCGCCGAACAGCTCAAGCACGCCTTCCCGGACGGTCAGCTCTACCTCAACCTGCACGGAGCCACACCGGGCGTCGCCCCTCTCGCACCCAGCGACGCCCTCGCTGCTCTCCTGCACGGCCTGGGGGTCGACGCCCGGCGGATCCCGTGCGACGTGGCGGTCGGCTCAGCCCTGCTGCGCTCCGCGCTCGCCCCCACCCGCACGCTGCTCGTCCTCGATGACGCGGCCTCGGTGAGCCAGGTACGTCCCCTGCTGCCGGCAGGCGCCGGCTGCGCCGTACTGCTGACCAGCAGAAAGCCACTGGCCACCCTGGGAGCCTCCACGCACGTCCGACTGGACCCGCTCCCACCGCAGGACAGCGCCCTTCTGCTGGAGCGGGCCTCGGGCCGCTCCTGGGCCGAGTCCGACGCCGGACCGGTGGCCGATCTGGCGGCCCTGTGCGGCCACCTGCCCCTGGCGCTGCGCGTGTGCGCGGCACGCCTGAGAAGCCGCAGGACGCTCCCGGTCCGGAAACTGGCGGAACGCCTCGCCCGGCAGGAGGACCGCCTGGACCACCTCGAACTGGAGGACCTCAGCGTTCGCCGCTCCCTGACGGCGGCCCACGAGGCGCTCCTCGGCTCGGGCGACCCGCGCGACGGTGACGCCGCCAGGGCCCTCGCCCTCATCGGCGCGCTGGACCTGCCCGAGTACGGCACACCGCTGATGGCCACCGCCATGCACTCCACCGAAGGGCGCGCCGAGCAGGCCCTGGACCGCCTGGTGGAGGTGGCGCTGCTCCAGGAGGCGGGCTGGGGCCGCTACGTCCCGCACGACCTGGTCCGCGACTTCGCCCGCGAACTAGGGGGTGGGAACGCGGGCGCCGTCGAACGGTCCCTGCGCTGGTACGAGGAGCGGCTCGCGCGATGCGCCGCGATCCTGCGGCCGGGCCGTGGGCGGGCGCCCGAGCAGCCCGGGGACGGTACGGCGTTCACCGACGCCGCGGCGGCACTCGCCTGGGGCGACGCGGAGGCGGCGAACCTCCTCTTCCTGGCCGGCTCCGGTGCGCACGGGCGCCTGGGGCCGACCCGCACCGTGGAGCTGATCCATGCCCTGTTCCCCTACCTGCACGACCGTGGCCGCGCGCAGGACCTCGAACGTCTGACGCGTCGTGCCATCACCCTCGCCAGGGCCGGCGGCGACGGCGCCGCCGAAGCACGGGCGCTGGGCCAACTCGCCTCCGCGCACTACTCCGTGGGACACGTCCGACAGGCGCTGCTGCTGCTGGACGAGGCCGTGGAGCTCAGCGAGCACCTCCGCGACGACGCGGCCCGCATGCGTCACCTCGGCAACCGGGCCGCGCTGCTGAGGGAACTCGGCCGGGGCGCCGAGGCCCGGACGACACTGGCACGGTGTCTCGCGCTGCGGCCCGCCACCCTCACCCGCACGGAGGAAGCGGTGCTCCTCGGGCACCAGGGCTACGTGGCCGAACTCACCGACCCGCGTGTGGCCCTGTCGTTCCACCGGCGCAGCAGGGAACTCGCCCGCGAGGCCGGCAGCACCGTGATCGAGCAGGTCGCCCTGTGCAACGCCGGCCGTGCCCACCTGACCCTCGGCGAGCCCGCCCAGGCCATCGGGAGTTTCGACGAGGCGCTGCGTGTCATGGAGTCCGGCGCGGCCCACTGGAACGCGGAGCGGGAGACCCGCTTGGGCCGCGCCCAGGCCCTGCGGGCGCTCGGACGCCTCGGAGCGGCCCGGGAGGCATGCGGGGCGCTGCTCGAGGAAGCCACCGCGCGCGGCGACTCGTACGGGCGGGGCCTCGCCGAGCACGAGCTGGGCCACGTCCTGAGGGCGCTCGGGGACGAACAGGCGGCCCTGACCCGATGGCTCGGCGCGCTGTCCGCCCTGGACGGCACGGACGCGCAGGTACTCCCCGAACTGCGCACCCTGACGGCGCCCACACATCTACGTTCATGGTGA
- a CDS encoding glycosyl hydrolase family 28-related protein — translation MGSGPAAGVGSDARSADIPLLWREFRRAPFTHPQIPYIGRAGCRGGAVRLPRRPVIADVRDFGAVAGGTVDSAPAINRAIAAAGRAGGGTVTIPPGTFRIDDVIRLDRSNVILKGAGSGRTTLYATKNLTELIGAYGSRYGGDKSGWSWAGGMIWLAPRARWASLVAAIRAKAWPFEGWTGNRRDEWRPLTTVAPARQGSWTITVTDASSLRPGALVLLRLADDADHTLLQHMCGGGPGPEGYLWDDKTKLTSYVPYEWPVRIVRVQGRKVTLERPLPLDVRPEWQPQLTTHISELTGSGVEGLTLEAPETPQQPHLLDKGHNGVVLQCAYDCWVDDVTVRHVDNGFGLVSASACTLRRTRVTGRGAHHPYFCREGSHDNLIEDFTIEERTSPAPSNTQLHGINVEGLSSYNVWSRGDMRMGTFDSHRGLPFANVRTDITVNNNGRHGGDASAGPLFGARFTHWNIRVTNGRAGLVRIDGLAPYSATVGIDEVREFDQIDVPDFTGDLHTRLELYGSPHEVRPRNLHAAQRGVGR, via the coding sequence ATGGGCTCAGGCCCAGCGGCCGGCGTCGGCTCGGACGCACGGTCGGCCGACATCCCGCTCCTCTGGCGGGAGTTCAGGCGCGCACCTTTCACGCATCCGCAGATCCCGTACATCGGCCGAGCCGGTTGCCGCGGCGGGGCGGTCCGCCTCCCCCGCCGCCCCGTGATCGCCGACGTACGCGATTTCGGCGCCGTCGCGGGCGGCACGGTCGACTCCGCCCCCGCGATCAACCGTGCCATCGCCGCCGCCGGCAGGGCCGGCGGTGGCACGGTCACCATTCCGCCCGGCACGTTCCGGATCGACGACGTGATCCGCCTGGACCGCTCGAACGTGATCCTCAAGGGCGCCGGCAGCGGCCGTACGACGCTGTACGCGACGAAGAACCTCACCGAGCTGATCGGGGCGTACGGCTCCCGCTACGGCGGCGACAAGTCGGGCTGGTCGTGGGCGGGCGGCATGATCTGGCTGGCCCCCAGGGCCCGCTGGGCCTCTCTCGTCGCCGCGATCAGGGCGAAGGCATGGCCCTTCGAGGGCTGGACGGGCAACCGGCGCGACGAGTGGCGTCCGCTCACAACGGTCGCCCCGGCCCGGCAGGGCTCATGGACGATCACGGTGACGGACGCGTCGTCGCTGCGCCCCGGCGCCCTCGTGCTCCTCCGGCTCGCCGACGACGCGGACCACACACTCCTTCAGCACATGTGCGGTGGCGGCCCGGGCCCGGAGGGCTACCTCTGGGACGACAAGACGAAGCTGACGTCGTACGTCCCCTACGAGTGGCCCGTGCGCATCGTCCGGGTTCAGGGCCGGAAGGTCACCCTCGAACGCCCGCTCCCGCTCGACGTACGCCCGGAGTGGCAGCCTCAACTGACCACGCATATATCGGAGTTGACGGGCTCAGGCGTGGAGGGGCTGACCCTGGAGGCACCGGAGACCCCCCAGCAGCCGCATCTGCTGGACAAGGGCCACAACGGGGTCGTCCTCCAGTGCGCGTACGACTGCTGGGTCGACGACGTGACGGTCCGCCACGTCGACAACGGCTTCGGCCTCGTGTCCGCCTCCGCGTGCACCCTGCGACGGACGCGTGTCACCGGCCGCGGCGCCCATCACCCGTACTTCTGCCGTGAGGGGTCGCACGACAACCTCATCGAGGACTTCACGATCGAGGAGCGCACCAGCCCCGCGCCCTCGAACACCCAGCTGCACGGCATCAACGTCGAGGGGCTGTCCTCGTACAACGTCTGGTCCCGCGGCGACATGCGGATGGGCACCTTCGACAGCCACCGCGGCCTGCCCTTCGCCAACGTCCGCACCGACATCACCGTGAACAACAACGGCCGCCACGGCGGTGACGCGAGTGCCGGTCCCCTGTTCGGCGCCCGCTTCACGCACTGGAACATCCGCGTCACCAACGGCCGGGCGGGCCTGGTCAGGATCGACGGTCTGGCGCCGTACTCCGCCACCGTCGGCATCGACGAGGTCAGGGAGTTCGACCAGATCGACGTCCCCGACTTCACCGGCGACCTGCATACGCGCCTGGAGTTGTACGGCAGCCCGCACGAGGTACGGCCGCGGAACCTGCACGCGGCGCAGCGCGGAGTGGGCCGATGA